The Streptomyces sp. NBC_00440 genome contains a region encoding:
- the ychF gene encoding redox-regulated ATPase YchF, giving the protein MSLTIGIVGLPNVGKSTLFNALTKNDVLAANYPFATIEPNVGVVGVPDSRLAVLAEVFSSQKVIPATVDFVDIAGIVRGASEGEGLGNKFLANIRESDAICQVIRAFKDENVVHVDGKVSPKDDIETINTELILADLQSVEKAVPRLTKESRLQKEKVAVLAAVEEAQKILEAGTTLFAAGITANTEKGRLLHELHLLTTKPFLYVFNVDEDELVDEDFKNEQRALVAPAEAIFLNAKIESELIELDDAEALELLQSMGQEEPGLATLGRVGFATLGLQTYLTAGPKESRAWTIKKGATAPEAAGVIHTDFQKGFIKAEVISFADLVDMGSVAEARAKGKARMEGKEYVMQDGDVVEFRFNV; this is encoded by the coding sequence GTGTCGCTCACGATCGGAATCGTCGGTCTGCCGAATGTCGGCAAGTCGACCCTGTTCAACGCCCTGACCAAGAACGACGTGCTGGCGGCCAACTACCCGTTCGCCACCATCGAGCCGAACGTCGGCGTCGTCGGGGTCCCCGACAGCCGGCTGGCCGTGCTGGCCGAGGTCTTCAGCTCGCAGAAGGTCATCCCGGCGACCGTCGACTTCGTCGACATCGCGGGCATCGTCCGGGGCGCGAGCGAGGGCGAGGGGCTCGGCAACAAGTTCCTGGCCAACATCCGCGAGTCCGATGCGATCTGCCAGGTCATCCGGGCCTTCAAGGACGAGAACGTCGTCCACGTCGACGGCAAGGTCTCGCCCAAGGACGACATCGAGACGATCAACACCGAGCTGATCCTCGCCGACCTCCAGTCGGTGGAGAAGGCGGTCCCGCGCCTCACGAAGGAGTCCCGTCTCCAGAAGGAGAAGGTCGCGGTGCTGGCGGCCGTCGAGGAGGCCCAGAAGATCCTCGAAGCGGGCACCACGCTGTTCGCGGCGGGCATCACGGCCAACACCGAGAAGGGCCGCCTCCTCCACGAGCTGCACCTGCTCACCACCAAGCCCTTCCTGTACGTCTTCAACGTCGACGAGGACGAACTGGTCGACGAGGACTTCAAGAACGAGCAGCGCGCCCTGGTCGCCCCGGCGGAGGCGATCTTCCTCAACGCCAAGATCGAGTCCGAACTGATCGAGCTCGACGACGCGGAGGCGCTGGAACTCCTCCAGTCGATGGGCCAGGAGGAGCCGGGCCTGGCCACCCTCGGCCGTGTCGGCTTCGCCACGCTGGGCCTCCAGACCTACTTGACGGCCGGCCCGAAGGAGTCCCGCGCCTGGACGATCAAGAAGGGCGCCACGGCCCCGGAGGCGGCCGGTGTGATCCACACCGATTTCCAGAAGGGCTTCATCAAGGCCGAGGTCATCTCGTTCGCCGACCTGGTCGACATGGGCTCGGTGGCCGAGGCCCGGGCCAAGGGCAAGGCCCGGATGGAGGGCAAGGAGTACGTGATGCAGGACGGGGATGTCGTGGAGTTCCGCTTCAACGTTTAA
- a CDS encoding MmcQ/YjbR family DNA-binding protein, whose amino-acid sequence MADEHSDEHSMDKGDVDEVEDRLRAVCLGLPEVVEGTNHHGEPSWRIRRRTLAQISERHPAGRRSFWVPAPAGAKEAMVAAEPDRFFSPPYGGRDWVGVYLDGPVDWAEVRELVVDAYRLIAPRKLVDGLGEA is encoded by the coding sequence ATGGCCGACGAACACAGTGACGAACACAGTATGGACAAGGGCGATGTGGACGAGGTGGAGGACCGGCTGCGCGCAGTCTGTCTGGGCCTGCCGGAGGTGGTCGAGGGGACCAACCACCACGGTGAGCCGTCGTGGCGGATCCGGCGGCGGACCCTGGCCCAGATCTCGGAACGGCACCCGGCCGGGCGGCGGAGCTTCTGGGTACCGGCTCCGGCGGGTGCCAAAGAGGCGATGGTCGCCGCCGAACCCGACCGGTTCTTCTCACCGCCCTACGGCGGACGCGACTGGGTCGGCGTCTACCTCGACGGGCCGGTCGACTGGGCGGAAGTGCGCGAGCTCGTTGTCGACGCGTACCGGCTCATCGCGCCCAGGAAGCTGGTGGACGGCCTGGGCGAGGCGTGA
- a CDS encoding O-methyltransferase: MFTLPPITLPGIDEYAEAHSAPDPAQLAGVTGNDLGMGHLVSGQLVSGLLRMFIHTLQPKLILDIGTFTGYSALSMAVALPEDARVISCEIDPERAEVARKNIAEAGYADVVSVRVGPALDTIAGIEEPLDLVFIDADKPNYHTYYSATLPKLAPRGLIACDNTLWRGEIIDADSTDSDVRALRQFNDAVAADPRCESVMLTVRDGVTLIRRV, encoded by the coding sequence ATGTTCACCCTGCCACCCATCACCCTGCCCGGCATCGACGAGTACGCGGAGGCCCACTCGGCCCCGGACCCGGCCCAGTTGGCCGGCGTCACCGGGAACGACCTGGGCATGGGCCACTTGGTCAGCGGCCAGCTCGTGAGCGGTCTGCTGCGGATGTTCATCCACACCCTCCAGCCGAAGCTGATCCTCGACATCGGCACCTTCACCGGCTATTCGGCGCTGTCCATGGCCGTCGCCCTGCCCGAGGACGCCCGGGTGATCAGTTGTGAGATCGACCCGGAGCGGGCCGAGGTCGCCCGGAAGAACATCGCGGAGGCCGGCTACGCCGACGTCGTCAGCGTGCGGGTCGGTCCCGCGCTCGACACGATCGCCGGGATCGAGGAGCCGCTGGACCTGGTCTTCATCGACGCGGACAAGCCGAACTACCACACGTACTACTCAGCGACGCTGCCCAAGCTCGCCCCCCGGGGACTGATCGCGTGCGACAACACGCTGTGGCGCGGGGAGATCATCGATGCGGACAGCACCGATTCCGATGTCCGGGCGCTCCGGCAGTTCAACGACGCCGTCGCCGCCGACCCGCGGTGCGAGTCCGTGATGCTCACCGTCCGGGACGGTGTCACGCTCATCCGCCGCGTCTGA
- a CDS encoding FAD-dependent monooxygenase, with translation MRIRGSRVAVVGGSIAGCATAVALARAGCEVTVLERSRGGLRDRGAGITLPASLYGELLDAGYLAPDMRVLQRPELIWLTRAGRSAEGRVVGRQPYPSIMASWALVWRGLRGQVPDRDYHEGATVTDVRQREDGVGLRINGRPAGTYDAVVGADGYRSTVRPVVAPEAAVQYAGYAVWRGDYPADRGADGPQSPLLDDFVAVGFRGGHAVFYRIPDAGPGGFRQNWALYGSVPQDLYPGGAAPIPRGQVTETAAAYLDELIARELPPLWTDAMRRTERHELSINPMYDTTVSRYAKGTLLLAGDAGAIARPHTGAGAVKAIQDACALEHACREHGTWAEALAAFDTARRGAGNALTELGKHLGRMRIADSPDWAALTPADFDSWLHANTYGWQSAYDPT, from the coding sequence ATGCGCATACGAGGAAGTCGGGTCGCCGTCGTGGGCGGCAGTATCGCCGGCTGTGCCACGGCCGTCGCCCTGGCGCGGGCAGGCTGCGAGGTCACCGTGCTGGAGCGCAGCCGGGGCGGCCTGCGCGACCGCGGCGCCGGGATCACGCTCCCTGCTTCGCTCTACGGTGAGCTGCTCGACGCGGGATACCTCGCTCCCGATATGCGGGTGCTGCAACGTCCCGAGCTGATCTGGCTCACCCGTGCGGGGCGGTCGGCCGAGGGCCGGGTGGTCGGCCGACAGCCGTACCCGTCGATCATGGCGAGCTGGGCACTGGTCTGGCGAGGGCTGCGCGGACAGGTACCCGACCGCGATTACCACGAGGGCGCGACGGTCACCGACGTCCGGCAGCGGGAGGACGGCGTCGGGCTCCGGATCAACGGCCGTCCCGCCGGAACGTACGACGCCGTCGTCGGCGCCGACGGCTATCGCTCCACGGTGCGTCCGGTCGTCGCACCGGAGGCCGCCGTGCAGTACGCCGGGTACGCCGTGTGGCGCGGCGACTACCCCGCCGACCGGGGGGCTGACGGCCCGCAGTCCCCGTTGCTCGACGACTTCGTCGCGGTGGGCTTCCGCGGCGGCCACGCCGTGTTCTACCGCATTCCCGACGCCGGCCCCGGCGGCTTCCGGCAGAACTGGGCGCTGTACGGCAGCGTGCCGCAGGACCTCTACCCGGGCGGGGCCGCCCCGATCCCCCGGGGGCAGGTCACCGAGACCGCCGCGGCCTACCTGGACGAGCTCATCGCCCGCGAACTGCCGCCCCTGTGGACCGACGCGATGCGGCGCACCGAGCGGCACGAACTGTCCATCAACCCCATGTACGACACCACGGTCTCCCGCTACGCCAAGGGCACTCTGCTGCTGGCCGGTGACGCCGGGGCGATCGCCCGCCCGCACACCGGCGCCGGCGCGGTGAAGGCGATCCAGGACGCCTGCGCCCTCGAACACGCCTGCCGGGAACACGGGACATGGGCGGAGGCACTGGCCGCCTTCGACACCGCGCGGCGCGGCGCCGGCAACGCCCTCACCGAACTCGGCAAGCACCTCGGAAGGATGCGCATCGCGGATTCCCCCGACTGGGCCGCCCTGACTCCGGCCGACTTCGATTCCTGGCTGCACGCGAACACGTACGGCTGGCAGAGCGCGTACGACCCGACCTGA
- a CDS encoding ArsR/SmtB family transcription factor produces the protein MSELNTQKLSAPIYTELSRVGKVLASPVRLRLLDLLDGRERTVEQLSQESGVPFKNTSAQLQQLRSAHLVSNRKDGTRVLYRLADDEVARFIGVFQEFAERRLADLRDVINDQLGDLSELEPVTVDELTSRVGGGALVVDVRPSDDYAMGHVPGAFSLPSDQLLSRLGELPDDAEIIAYCHGPFCVTSAACVQLLREQNRNARHLVGGFTRWHRTGHPVHTETRP, from the coding sequence ATGTCCGAGCTGAACACGCAGAAGCTGAGCGCCCCGATCTACACCGAGCTGTCCCGGGTCGGCAAGGTGCTGGCCAGCCCCGTCCGGCTCCGTCTGCTCGACCTGCTCGACGGGCGCGAACGCACCGTCGAGCAGCTCTCCCAGGAGTCCGGCGTCCCGTTCAAGAACACTTCGGCCCAGTTGCAGCAGCTCCGTTCGGCCCACCTGGTCAGCAACCGGAAGGACGGCACCCGCGTCCTGTACCGCCTGGCCGACGACGAAGTGGCCCGGTTCATCGGCGTGTTCCAGGAGTTCGCCGAACGGCGCCTGGCCGACCTGCGCGACGTCATCAACGACCAGCTCGGCGACCTGAGCGAGCTGGAGCCGGTGACCGTGGACGAGCTGACCAGCCGGGTCGGCGGCGGGGCGCTGGTCGTCGACGTCCGCCCGAGCGACGACTACGCGATGGGGCACGTGCCCGGCGCTTTCTCCCTCCCGTCCGACCAGTTGCTGAGCAGACTCGGCGAACTACCGGACGACGCCGAGATCATCGCCTACTGCCACGGGCCCTTCTGCGTGACCTCGGCCGCATGCGTCCAGCTGCTCCGGGAGCAGAACCGCAACGCGCGTCACCTCGTGGGTGGCTTCACCCGCTGGCACCGCACCGGACACCCCGTACACACCGAGACCAGACCGTAG
- a CDS encoding MFS transporter, whose product MVSLNLRAPISAVSALLTPIASELGLSGLSRTGLTVLPTVCLALFAFAGPALVRRMGEERLVATGLVVLLVGNLVRTVRSEAGLFLGTLLAVAAIGAINGTIPGLIKRRFSSRLAPVMTLYTIVLTLGAAGASALAPRLSGGGGTHWLASLAWITVPVAVVACVAWLPVLRQRTAAAGRARIPAALWRDGLAWQVTAFFGFMGLSFYFVLGWLPTICHQRGMTLAEGGLVQAVTSLIQVAGSLAVPVLIRRLPDQRGIAVVVAVLNAGGLIALVLAPVSAGAWIAAVLLGLSQGAGFALGLTFIGLRAKDADTAVGLSGMAQGVGYLIAILGPLIGGMLITASAGLPAALVLLLVVTAGELIAGLGAGRNRHVLEPAVPRSGTTR is encoded by the coding sequence GTGGTTTCCCTGAATCTGCGGGCCCCGATCTCGGCGGTATCCGCACTCCTGACCCCCATCGCGTCCGAGCTGGGCCTTTCCGGCCTGAGCCGGACAGGTCTGACCGTGCTGCCCACGGTCTGTCTCGCCCTGTTCGCCTTCGCCGGGCCCGCGCTGGTCCGCCGGATGGGCGAGGAACGCCTGGTGGCGACCGGCCTGGTGGTGCTGCTCGTCGGCAACCTGGTCCGTACGGTGCGGAGCGAGGCCGGGCTCTTCCTCGGCACACTGCTGGCGGTCGCCGCGATCGGGGCGATCAATGGCACCATCCCCGGCCTGATCAAGCGGAGGTTCAGCAGCCGGCTCGCGCCGGTGATGACGCTCTACACGATCGTCCTGACGCTGGGCGCGGCAGGCGCCTCCGCGCTCGCCCCCCGGCTGAGCGGCGGCGGGGGTACGCACTGGCTGGCCTCGCTCGCCTGGATCACCGTCCCGGTGGCGGTCGTCGCCTGCGTGGCCTGGCTGCCCGTCCTGCGGCAGCGCACTGCGGCCGCCGGGCGGGCCCGGATCCCTGCCGCACTGTGGCGGGACGGGCTGGCCTGGCAGGTCACCGCCTTCTTCGGATTCATGGGCCTGTCCTTCTACTTCGTCCTCGGCTGGCTCCCCACGATCTGCCACCAGCGGGGCATGACGCTCGCCGAGGGCGGTCTTGTGCAGGCGGTCACCTCCCTGATCCAGGTGGCCGGCTCGCTCGCGGTTCCGGTACTGATCCGGCGGCTGCCCGACCAGCGGGGCATCGCAGTCGTCGTCGCCGTGCTCAACGCCGGCGGGCTGATCGCGCTGGTGCTGGCGCCGGTCTCCGCCGGCGCGTGGATCGCCGCGGTACTGCTCGGCCTGTCCCAGGGGGCCGGGTTCGCACTGGGGCTGACCTTCATCGGGCTGCGCGCCAAGGACGCGGACACAGCCGTCGGCCTCTCGGGCATGGCCCAGGGCGTCGGCTACCTCATCGCCATCCTGGGACCACTGATCGGCGGGATGCTGATCACCGCATCCGCCGGCCTCCCGGCAGCGCTCGTCCTGCTGCTCGTCGTCACGGCCGGTGAACTGATCGCCGGCCTGGGCGCCGGGCGCAACCGTCACGTCCTCGAACCGGCCGTGCCCCGGTCCGGCACCACACGATAG
- a CDS encoding LuxR C-terminal-related transcriptional regulator, producing the protein MFDQVAMKSARTDSVAVLIAGDRPVYRASLRSLLDGVDALEVVEDVDTGPDTVAAIHRLRPDVVLLHVAPSSAATVEMITSIARHCPDTAVLIVSIAHDRETFLAAMRAGVRGYLSRGAPPQNLVLAIRIVQSGGLVFDSSTSEWVTEHLAQPARVVKPFPELTDRELEVLELVADGLGTAAIAHQLGLSIKTVRNYLSRIFAKLRLVDRAEAAVRARQAGLGH; encoded by the coding sequence GTGTTCGATCAAGTGGCTATGAAGTCTGCTCGCACAGATTCAGTCGCCGTACTGATCGCGGGAGACCGACCGGTATACAGAGCGAGTCTGAGAAGTCTGCTCGACGGTGTCGACGCACTGGAAGTGGTCGAGGATGTCGACACGGGGCCCGATACGGTGGCCGCAATTCACCGCTTACGCCCGGACGTGGTGCTGTTGCACGTGGCCCCGTCGAGCGCCGCCACTGTCGAAATGATCACCTCCATTGCGCGACACTGCCCGGATACGGCCGTGCTGATCGTGAGCATCGCCCATGACCGGGAGACTTTCCTCGCCGCCATGCGAGCAGGCGTACGTGGCTATCTGTCCCGGGGCGCACCCCCTCAAAATCTCGTGCTGGCCATCAGGATCGTCCAGTCCGGCGGCCTGGTCTTCGACTCCAGCACGTCGGAGTGGGTCACCGAGCATCTGGCCCAGCCCGCGAGGGTGGTCAAGCCGTTCCCCGAGTTGACCGACCGGGAACTGGAAGTGCTGGAACTCGTCGCCGACGGCCTGGGTACGGCGGCGATCGCCCATCAGCTCGGCCTGTCCATCAAGACAGTGCGCAACTACTTGTCGCGAATATTCGCCAAGCTCCGCCTGGTCGACCGTGCCGAAGCCGCAGTCCGGGCCAGACAGGCCGGTCTCGGCCACTGA
- a CDS encoding class I SAM-dependent methyltransferase, which translates to MASDTTHWNNVKIDYDKVLSTDASNVALLSAAVDQLPSDTADILDIGSGTGRLTSLCRTALPKARIVGVDPAPAMVEEAVAKFAADPLASFQDGVAEDLSAFPDESFDVAISSFALHHLELDTYPKAAAELLRVLRPGGVFINADQFCRVMGPAGSKPRATDVLELLTDKAKYYMREASFERMLLQLDLLPRFLREDGEILTTPEFWRDCLLDAGFDRAEIVATEPEELYNRVIVARKAPRADS; encoded by the coding sequence ATGGCATCGGACACGACTCACTGGAACAACGTCAAGATCGACTACGACAAGGTACTCAGCACCGACGCGTCCAATGTGGCCCTGCTGTCCGCGGCCGTGGACCAACTGCCGTCGGACACCGCCGACATCCTGGACATCGGCTCGGGCACCGGGCGGCTCACCTCGCTGTGCCGCACAGCGCTGCCCAAGGCCAGGATCGTCGGGGTCGACCCCGCCCCGGCCATGGTCGAGGAGGCGGTGGCCAAGTTCGCCGCCGACCCGCTGGCCTCCTTCCAGGACGGAGTGGCCGAGGACCTGTCTGCCTTCCCCGACGAGAGCTTCGATGTGGCCATCAGCAGCTTCGCGCTGCACCACCTCGAACTCGACACCTACCCGAAGGCCGCGGCGGAGCTGCTGCGCGTGCTGCGCCCGGGGGGCGTGTTCATCAACGCCGACCAGTTCTGCCGGGTGATGGGGCCGGCCGGCAGCAAACCGCGGGCCACCGACGTCCTGGAGCTGCTGACCGACAAGGCCAAGTACTACATGCGGGAGGCGAGCTTCGAACGCATGCTGCTCCAGCTCGATCTGCTGCCCCGGTTCCTGCGGGAGGACGGGGAAATCCTCACCACACCGGAGTTCTGGCGCGACTGTCTCCTCGACGCGGGCTTCGACCGGGCCGAGATCGTCGCGACCGAACCCGAGGAGCTGTACAACCGGGTGATCGTGGCGCGGAAGGCACCCCGCGCGGATTCCTGA
- a CDS encoding FAD-dependent oxidoreductase translates to MAEQSVVIAGGGIGGLALGIALRRGGIPVTVIERTAALRDAGAGLVLYPNALHALAEIDTSLASAVRAAGYVPEADEVRPIVNTRGVVVTTDRVGELARKFGAPQVSLLRTALQSLLLRYACEAGVRMRRGTSVTGCTDLGDRVEVGLSDGNTTTAAALIGADGLHSVVRRYLLGVEPPRYCGYTTLRGRSPAPALFPHGFIVTADGIGVFAAPTGSGRLYWTAKVAAPAGVWPAKSPKEAWADLLTLLSGWHPALVDVVRCTDPDAPVVVTDINDREPVTDWSRGRVSLLGDAAHPMSPGAGQGAGMALEDAAVLGGLLSRTANIPDALRSYVRHRAPRTAVVVNQSRHRDHVVRDERGEFSTHDTELTDLFGWRADFGQATE, encoded by the coding sequence ATGGCTGAACAGTCCGTGGTCATCGCGGGCGGCGGTATCGGCGGCCTCGCCCTCGGTATCGCACTCCGCCGCGGGGGCATACCCGTGACGGTCATCGAACGGACCGCGGCCCTGCGGGACGCGGGCGCGGGCCTCGTGCTGTACCCGAACGCGCTGCACGCACTGGCGGAGATCGACACCTCGCTCGCCTCGGCGGTGCGGGCCGCCGGGTACGTCCCGGAGGCGGACGAGGTCCGCCCGATCGTCAACACCCGCGGCGTGGTCGTCACCACCGACCGGGTGGGCGAACTGGCCCGGAAGTTCGGCGCGCCACAAGTGTCGCTGCTGCGCACGGCGTTGCAGTCCCTGCTGCTGCGGTACGCCTGCGAAGCCGGAGTGCGGATGCGGCGCGGGACCAGCGTGACCGGCTGCACCGACCTGGGTGACAGGGTCGAGGTCGGTCTGTCCGACGGGAACACGACGACGGCGGCGGCCCTCATCGGCGCGGACGGGCTGCATTCCGTGGTGCGGCGGTACCTGCTCGGCGTGGAGCCTCCCCGCTACTGCGGATACACGACCCTGCGAGGCCGCTCCCCCGCACCGGCGTTGTTCCCGCACGGGTTCATCGTGACCGCGGACGGCATCGGCGTCTTCGCCGCCCCGACCGGCTCCGGACGGCTGTACTGGACGGCGAAGGTGGCCGCACCGGCCGGCGTCTGGCCCGCCAAGTCCCCGAAGGAGGCATGGGCCGATCTTCTGACCCTGCTCAGCGGTTGGCACCCGGCGCTCGTGGACGTGGTGCGGTGCACCGATCCCGACGCGCCGGTCGTGGTCACCGACATCAACGACCGGGAACCCGTCACCGACTGGAGCCGGGGCCGGGTCAGCCTCCTCGGCGACGCCGCGCACCCGATGTCACCGGGTGCCGGGCAGGGGGCGGGCATGGCGCTGGAGGACGCGGCCGTACTGGGCGGACTGCTGTCCCGCACCGCGAACATCCCTGATGCCCTGAGGAGTTACGTCAGACACCGGGCGCCGCGGACCGCCGTCGTCGTCAACCAGTCACGCCACCGCGATCACGTCGTACGCGACGAGCGGGGCGAGTTCAGCACGCATGACACAGAACTGACCGATCTGTTCGGCTGGCGCGCGGATTTCGGCCAAGCCACTGAGTGA
- a CDS encoding dihydroorotase encodes MARVNVQLAVVNGRLVTPSGVRPGVVLVADGRILRIADSAPGHVPVLDAAGRYVLPGLIDSHVHFRTPGLEHKEDWEHGSRAAVAGGVTTVMDMPNTVPPALRPDAVVAKAQQIASRSLVDFAFHIGADPLHPEVLAGLDPAIARSAKVFMAGHHTAPTVFSDPAALDTVFATAAASGVRLVLHAEDQRLHDLLDAWRGGPPSSYRDYERWRPRSSPISAVVRVLELVRRHGTMAHILHLSSAEEADLVAAAAADGLPVTFELTAHHLSFTDADTVRGGARTRLAPAIRGPHDQDRLWAALRAGEVATLGSDHAPHTKAEKELPVADAPPGLPGVQELATAVWTGMRRRWPDEDQDTAVRRLVRHLGEVPADLFGLTGKGQLVAGADGDLVVFDPDRRWMLSAPDIASKCGWSAYEGWTFTGQVQVTVKSGQIVYDRERDMFGAPVGRWLSPLDRQKGRTGNG; translated from the coding sequence ATGGCTCGGGTGAACGTGCAGCTCGCGGTGGTCAACGGGCGTCTGGTGACCCCGTCCGGCGTTCGCCCGGGCGTGGTGCTCGTCGCGGACGGACGGATCCTCCGGATCGCCGACTCCGCGCCCGGCCACGTCCCCGTCCTGGACGCGGCGGGCCGGTATGTGCTCCCCGGGCTGATCGACTCGCACGTCCACTTCCGCACCCCCGGTCTGGAGCACAAGGAGGACTGGGAACACGGCAGCCGCGCCGCGGTCGCCGGTGGCGTGACCACCGTCATGGATATGCCGAACACGGTGCCCCCGGCCCTCCGTCCGGACGCGGTGGTCGCCAAGGCACAGCAGATCGCGAGCCGTTCACTGGTCGACTTCGCCTTCCACATCGGCGCGGACCCGCTGCACCCGGAGGTCCTGGCCGGCCTCGATCCGGCGATCGCCCGCAGCGCCAAGGTGTTCATGGCCGGGCATCACACCGCGCCCACGGTCTTCAGCGATCCCGCTGCCCTCGACACGGTGTTCGCCACCGCGGCCGCCTCCGGTGTACGCCTCGTCCTGCACGCGGAGGACCAGCGGCTGCACGACCTGCTGGATGCCTGGCGAGGCGGTCCCCCCAGCTCCTACCGGGATTACGAGCGGTGGCGGCCTCGCAGCAGTCCCATCTCGGCGGTCGTCCGGGTGCTGGAACTGGTCCGGCGCCACGGCACCATGGCGCACATCCTGCATCTGTCGAGCGCGGAGGAAGCCGACCTGGTAGCGGCGGCCGCCGCCGACGGACTCCCGGTCACCTTCGAACTCACCGCCCACCACCTCTCGTTCACCGACGCCGACACGGTGCGGGGCGGCGCGCGGACCCGGCTGGCCCCGGCGATCCGCGGTCCGCACGACCAGGACCGGCTGTGGGCGGCCCTGCGGGCGGGAGAAGTGGCCACGCTGGGCAGCGACCACGCGCCGCACACCAAGGCCGAGAAGGAACTCCCGGTCGCCGACGCGCCGCCGGGGCTGCCCGGTGTGCAGGAGCTGGCGACCGCGGTGTGGACCGGGATGCGGCGGCGCTGGCCCGACGAGGACCAGGACACCGCTGTCCGCCGGCTGGTGCGCCACCTGGGGGAAGTGCCGGCCGATCTGTTCGGGCTGACCGGCAAGGGACAGCTGGTCGCCGGGGCCGACGGCGACCTGGTGGTCTTCGACCCGGACCGCCGCTGGATGCTGTCCGCGCCGGACATCGCATCCAAGTGCGGCTGGTCCGCCTACGAGGGCTGGACGTTCACCGGCCAGGTGCAGGTGACGGTCAAGTCCGGGCAGATCGTCTACGACCGGGAGCGGGACATGTTCGGTGCCCCGGTGGGGCGTTGGCTGTCGCCGCTCGACCGACAGAAGGGACGCACCGGCAATGGCTGA
- a CDS encoding acyl-CoA dehydrogenase family protein — MSVALQVIDPEGALPAALVERLDASATRSASNGRPDETLLAELDQTGLLGIAVPSAYGGAGGDATLTNHVVAQVARVNPSAAIMLFQHYAVSARIAEWGDAAQQARLLPALAKGDLLAASGWSEPGAGAAKKRLNTTAVRLPDGRWRLNGAKSFTTSAGVAGLYLILARTSDSVAEPSGGYGSAGQTFFLVPAGIEGVRPDQSLDLIGMRGSATGFVSLHDCVVGDEDRLGPVGEATRLIAGVRRTGATLGAVSLGIASALLDLAVEQVHRRSQPPDAVTRFRLVDLATRIEATRAVIDRSGRRDAADPGLATLHSKLFASETAEQVGVEVARLLGSAGYVVTNGINRLMADARAVAHMGPTNDLCRELVSATWLG, encoded by the coding sequence ATGTCTGTCGCTCTACAGGTGATCGACCCCGAAGGCGCGCTGCCGGCCGCTCTCGTCGAGCGCCTCGACGCGTCGGCGACACGCAGCGCGTCCAACGGCAGGCCCGACGAGACGCTCCTGGCCGAGCTGGACCAGACCGGCCTGCTCGGCATCGCCGTCCCCTCCGCGTACGGCGGGGCCGGCGGGGACGCCACGCTGACCAATCACGTCGTCGCCCAGGTGGCCCGGGTCAACCCGTCCGCCGCGATCATGCTGTTCCAGCACTACGCCGTCAGCGCGCGCATCGCCGAATGGGGCGACGCGGCACAGCAGGCCCGGTTGCTGCCCGCACTGGCCAAAGGCGATCTGCTCGCCGCGTCCGGGTGGAGCGAACCCGGCGCGGGCGCGGCCAAGAAGCGCCTGAACACCACCGCGGTCCGGCTGCCGGACGGCCGCTGGCGGCTCAACGGCGCCAAGTCCTTCACCACCAGCGCCGGCGTGGCAGGGCTCTACCTCATCCTCGCGCGGACCTCCGACAGCGTGGCCGAGCCGAGCGGCGGCTACGGCTCGGCCGGCCAGACGTTCTTCCTCGTACCGGCCGGCATCGAAGGGGTGCGCCCCGACCAGAGCCTCGACCTGATCGGTATGCGCGGCTCGGCGACCGGGTTCGTGTCACTGCATGACTGCGTCGTCGGCGACGAGGACCGGCTCGGCCCGGTCGGTGAGGCCACCCGCCTCATCGCCGGGGTCCGCCGGACCGGGGCGACGCTGGGCGCGGTCTCCCTCGGCATCGCGTCGGCGCTGCTGGACCTCGCGGTCGAACAGGTACACCGCCGTTCGCAACCACCCGACGCGGTCACCCGCTTCCGGCTCGTCGACCTGGCCACCCGGATCGAGGCGACGCGCGCCGTCATCGACCGGTCCGGACGGCGGGACGCGGCCGATCCGGGCCTGGCCACCCTCCACAGCAAGCTGTTCGCCTCGGAGACCGCCGAGCAGGTGGGCGTCGAGGTGGCGCGCCTGCTGGGTTCCGCGGGGTACGTGGTCACCAACGGCATCAACCGGCTGATGGCCGATGCCCGCGCGGTCGCCCACATGGGCCCCACCAACGACCTGTGCCGGGAGCTGGTGAGCGCCACATGGCTCGGGTGA